A genomic window from Pecten maximus chromosome 2, xPecMax1.1, whole genome shotgun sequence includes:
- the LOC117321542 gene encoding perlucin-like protein — protein sequence MVYTVRLGLVLTSVIVQAIRGCPNGWTAFNDSCYLVSFHKEDWSAASTDCHSYHGYLAEVLDSNENNFLTELVTQYQKHEDYWLGATDIFVEGDWRWNVNGQHLKYTNWQHGQPNNLHSHGEDCLAAHYSSSHVQWRDYACTSKHYFICETRGRWITFG from the exons ATGGTGTACACAGTACGATTAGGTCTAGTTTTAACCAGCGTTATTGTGCAAG CGATCAGAGGATGTCCGAACGGTTGGACAGCTTTCAATGATTCCTGCTATTTGGTATCCTTTCATAAGGAAGATTGGTCAGCCGCGTCG ACTGATTGTCACTCCTACCATGGTTATCTTGCTGAGGTTTTAGATTCGAACGAGAATAACTTCCTGACTGAATTGGTCACACAATATCAAA AACACGAAGACTACTGGTTGGGCGCTACCGACATATTTGTGGAGGGAGACTGGCGATGGAATGTAAATGGTCAACATTTAAAATACACCAACTGGCAACACGGGCAGCCAAACAATCTTCACTCCCATGGCGAGGACTGTTTAGCGGCCCACTATAGTAGCTCCCACGTCCAATGGAGAGATTATGCATGCACGTcgaaacattatttcatttgtGAGACAAG AGGCAGATGGATAACGTTCGGCTGA
- the LOC117342158 gene encoding perlucin-like: MIHLQTKCHSYHAYLAEVGDSNEDNFLKELVAKHQTHEDYWLGATDIFVEGDWRWNEHDQRLNYTNWHHGEPNNLHSHGEDCLATRFSGSSFQWRDYECTSERYFICETGGRWITFG, from the exons atgattCATTTACAGACAAAGTGTCACTCCTACCATGCTTATCTTGCTGAGGTTGGAGATTCAAATGAGGATAATTTCTTGAAAGAATTGGTCGCTAAACATCAAA CACACGAAGACTACTGGTTGGGCGCTACCGACATATTTGTGGAGGGAGACTGGCGATGGAACGAACATGATCAGCGTTTGAATTATACCAACTGGCACCACGGGGAGCCAAACAATCTTCACTCCCATGGCGAGGACTGTTTAGCAACTCGTTTCAGTGGTTCAAGCTTCCAATGGAGAGATTATGAATGCACGTCAGAACGTTATTTTATTTGTGAGACAGG
- the LOC117321543 gene encoding perlucin-like protein, with the protein MVYTVRLGLVLTSVIVQAIRGCPNGWTAFNDSCYLVSFHKEDWSAASTDCHSYHGYLAEVLDSNENNFLTELVTQYQKHEDYWLGATDIFVEGDWRWNVNGQHLNYTNWQHGQPNNLHSHGEDCLAAHYSSSRVQWRDYACTSKHYFICETRGRWITFG; encoded by the exons ATGGTGTACACAGTACGATTAGGTCTAGTTTTAACCAGCGTTATTGTGCAAG CGATCAGAGGATGTCCGAACGGTTGGACAGCTTTCAATGATTCCTGCTATTTGGTATCCTTTCATAAGGAAGATTGGTCAGCCGCGTCG ACTGATTGTCACTCCTACCATGGTTATCTTGCTGAGGTTTTAGATTCGAACGAGAATAACTTCCTGACTGAATTGGTCACACAATATCAAA AACACGAAGACTACTGGTTAGGCGCTACCGACATATTTGTGGAGGGAGACTGGCGATGGAATGTAAATGGTCAACATTTAAATTACACCAACTGGCAACACGGGCAGCCAAACAATCTTCACTCCCATGGCGAGGACTGTTTAGCGGCCCACTATAGTAGCTCCCGCGTCCAATGGAGAGATTATGCATGCACGTcgaaacattatttcatttgtGAGACTAG aggCAGATGGATAACGTTCGGCTGA